The Glycine soja cultivar W05 chromosome 4, ASM419377v2, whole genome shotgun sequence genomic sequence gtcattttatccttaaaaattaaatattaactttgataagaaaaaactatttactcaatttttaaatttaagatattaaaagaaagagtgatTTTACATTTTAcccaatagtttttttttattttttatttttatggggGAGGGGGAGGGGGGAGTGGGATAAAAGAAAACGGGGTGTCCTTGTCTCCTTGGTCACAAACGCCGACGACTACCGGCGAGTATTTTCCCGGCAAGAACATCGACGTCGACGACATCAACATGACGTCAACTTCAATCACTACCTTTTCCATCTACTCCCAATCCCAACCAAAGTTCCTCAATTTGCTTCAACACCCACTCATTCACACCCGCACCAAACGCACATCAATTTCGTTTCAGCCACCGATAGTTCGCGCCACCCTTTTCTCTACATTCACTTCTTCCCACACCCCTTCCACACCCTCCTCAAATTTCCCATCTGGAAGGGCTTTATCCAAATTCCTCTCAGAAAAGGTTGCATTTTTCCTCATTGGGTCGTTTCTCTTATCGGGTTGCTTCAGCAAAAGATCTGCCTTCGCAGAAGCAGCTCCTTCCGTGGGCTCTGGCGCAGTGTTGGAGCAGAATATGAATCCCACTGAAGAGAAAAACGAGGAAGAGAAAAGTGAGGAAGAGGTGGAGGAAATGTGGGAGAGCATTTTGGAGAAGGATCCGAAAAATGTTGAGGCTCTGAAGGTGGTTTTGTATGGGAAGATTAGGAAAGGGAAGTCGAAGGAGGCTGTGAAGTTTGTGGAGGATTTGATTGCTGCGGAGCCGAATGAGGTTGAGTGGAGGCTCTTGCTGGCACTTTGTTATGAGACTATGGGGCAATTGAGCAAGGCTAAAAAATTGTTCAGGGAAATCTTGAAGAAGAGGCCTCTTCTAGTTAGAGCTTTGCATGtaatatttctctctctctcttttttctggTGGAATTTTGAATGCTTACTCGAAAGTTTGAATCTTGGTTATGATTGGAAAGGTGGGTGGATAGATAGGAATAGGATATGAGTGCTTTGTTTTAGTAAGTCGTATGTTGTTAGTGAGGGGTTAGAAATTTTTGGAAATGTGGCCCAGTTTtagttatttgaaatttgaatgttGATAAGTATTCTATTGTTATGCTAGTCATCATTCTTGAAGAGTGCACATCATAAAAATTGCTCTTCTGTGGAAAAGATAACTTGTTTTTTGTTCTGTATGCAAATGTGTTAATGATGATTGCAGGTTGGCATTTTATATCTTCCataatttctttagtttttatttcGTGATGTTCATTCACCAGAAGCGTAGAACATTGATGTCAGATTTTTTAGTATTGTTTCCAGAGGTGATGCTTCTATTAGAGGGTAGTGGATTCATATCAATACTCAAAAGCTTTAGTAGATAGATTGGGAAGAGGATTTCTCTGGTGAATATGATGAATGTTAGTGGcag encodes the following:
- the LOC114410137 gene encoding protein SLOW GREEN 1, chloroplastic-like, producing MTSTSITTFSIYSQSQPKFLNLLQHPLIHTRTKRTSISFQPPIVRATLFSTFTSSHTPSTPSSNFPSGRALSKFLSEKVAFFLIGSFLLSGCFSKRSAFAEAAPSVGSGAVLEQNMNPTEEKNEEEKSEEEVEEMWESILEKDPKNVEALKVVLYGKIRKGKSKEAVKFVEDLIAAEPNEVEWRLLLALCYETMGQLSKAKKLFREILKKRPLLVRALHGLAMAMHKNHEGPAVFEMLNNAQELASRENRVTEERNIRILIAQMHVVQGNLEEGLKRFQELIDQNPRDFRPYICQGIIYSLLGKNEEAAQQFETYQTLVPEEFPQRGFLDDVAIAAKRTSLEQFKKEFRDQFSYRK